A genome region from Microcella alkaliphila includes the following:
- the nusA gene encoding transcription termination factor NusA, whose amino-acid sequence MDIDLAVLRMMEREREIPFDELVQIIEQAILTAYLKHTDQADQRGSDAPQPRVELDRKTGHVTVYAPVLDDEGAVIGEAPDSPDDFGRIAAFAAKQVINQRLRDIGDDRVLGEFKGREGDIVAGVIQQGPNPRMVHIDLGTVEAILPPEEQVPGEEYPHGSRIRVYVTSVSKGLKGPSITVSRTHPSLVRRLFALHVPEIASGVVEIVSLAREAGHRTKIAVRATEPGVNAKGACIGELGQRVRGVTAELGTEKIDIVDYSDDLATFVKNALSPAKVTDAFVINPDTKAVRALVPDYQLSLAIGKEGQNARLAAKLTGAKIDIQPDSVMDD is encoded by the coding sequence GTGGACATCGACCTGGCAGTCCTGAGGATGATGGAGCGCGAGCGGGAGATCCCGTTCGATGAGCTCGTGCAGATCATCGAGCAGGCGATCCTCACGGCCTACCTCAAGCACACCGATCAGGCCGACCAGCGCGGCTCCGACGCTCCCCAGCCGCGCGTCGAGCTCGACCGCAAGACCGGTCACGTGACCGTGTACGCGCCCGTGCTCGACGACGAGGGCGCCGTGATCGGCGAGGCCCCCGACAGCCCCGACGACTTCGGGCGCATCGCGGCGTTCGCGGCCAAGCAGGTCATCAACCAGCGACTGCGCGACATCGGCGATGACCGCGTGCTCGGCGAGTTCAAGGGTCGCGAGGGTGACATCGTCGCCGGTGTCATCCAGCAGGGTCCGAACCCGCGCATGGTGCACATCGACCTCGGCACGGTCGAGGCCATCCTGCCGCCCGAGGAGCAAGTTCCCGGTGAGGAGTACCCGCACGGCAGCCGCATCCGCGTGTATGTCACGAGCGTGTCGAAGGGCCTCAAGGGTCCGTCGATCACGGTGAGTCGCACGCACCCGTCTCTCGTCCGCCGCCTGTTCGCGCTGCACGTGCCCGAGATCGCATCCGGTGTCGTGGAGATCGTCTCGCTCGCGCGCGAGGCGGGCCACCGCACCAAAATTGCCGTCAGGGCGACGGAGCCGGGCGTCAACGCGAAGGGTGCGTGCATCGGAGAGCTGGGGCAGCGCGTGCGCGGTGTGACCGCCGAACTCGGCACCGAGAAGATCGACATCGTCGACTACTCGGATGACCTCGCGACGTTCGTGAAGAACGCACTGTCGCCCGCGAAGGTGACGGACGCGTTCGTCATCAACCCGGACACGAAGGCGGTTCGCGCCCTCGTGCCCGACTACCAACTGTCGCTCG
- a CDS encoding IS110 family transposase, whose amino-acid sequence MSVGLDVHARSVVGCAIDEDTGEVIRHRFGYDPAAVVEWVRSLPQPAAVTYEAGPTGFALARLFTAAGIECFVAAPSKLQRPVGDRVKTDARDAMHLARLLRLGEIVAVAVPTIEQETARDLVRAREDNRGELMAARHRLSKLLLRHGIIYDGKQAWTGAHDAWLRRQRFDHPGLQAAFDADYEAVQQVRARKDRLDAIIEQMAAASTYAPVVRRLGCLRGISTLTGFGLAVEIGNWERFTGSSIGAFVGLVPSEHSSGQSRSQGSITKTGNTHARRLLVEAAWHHRKPYRPGAVMQARWAAAPSLAASRGDDGNRRLHQKWQHFTARKKRPTIANVAIARELAGWCWSLAVMPD is encoded by the coding sequence ATGAGCGTCGGTCTGGACGTGCACGCCCGTAGCGTCGTGGGATGCGCAATCGATGAGGACACCGGGGAAGTGATCCGTCATCGTTTCGGCTACGACCCCGCGGCAGTTGTGGAGTGGGTGCGGTCGCTGCCCCAGCCGGCGGCGGTGACCTATGAAGCTGGGCCGACCGGGTTCGCTTTGGCCCGGTTGTTCACCGCCGCAGGCATCGAGTGCTTCGTGGCGGCGCCGTCGAAGTTGCAGCGCCCGGTCGGGGATCGAGTCAAGACCGACGCCAGGGACGCGATGCATTTGGCAAGACTGCTGCGACTGGGTGAGATCGTCGCGGTTGCCGTGCCCACGATCGAGCAGGAAACCGCCCGCGACTTGGTGCGAGCCCGGGAGGACAATCGGGGTGAGCTGATGGCTGCACGGCATCGGCTCTCGAAGCTGCTGTTGCGCCACGGGATCATTTATGACGGCAAGCAGGCGTGGACCGGCGCGCATGATGCCTGGCTGCGTCGGCAGAGGTTCGACCATCCCGGACTGCAGGCTGCGTTCGATGCCGACTACGAAGCAGTGCAGCAGGTGCGCGCCCGCAAAGACCGACTCGACGCGATCATCGAGCAGATGGCCGCGGCCAGCACCTACGCGCCCGTGGTGCGACGCCTGGGGTGCTTGCGTGGGATCTCGACCTTGACCGGGTTCGGCCTCGCGGTCGAGATCGGCAACTGGGAGCGCTTCACCGGATCCAGCATCGGAGCGTTCGTCGGGCTGGTGCCCTCAGAGCACTCCTCCGGACAGTCCCGCTCGCAAGGCTCGATCACCAAGACCGGCAACACTCACGCCCGCCGCCTGCTGGTGGAAGCGGCCTGGCATCACCGCAAGCCCTATCGTCCCGGAGCGGTGATGCAGGCCCGGTGGGCTGCCGCGCCCAGCCTTGCAGCGTCCCGCGGCGACGACGGCAACCGGCGCCTGCATCAGAAATGGCAGCACTTCACCGCACGCAAGAAGCGGCCCACGATCGCGAACGTCGCCATCGCCCGCGAGCTCGCCGGCTGGTGCTGGTCCTTGGCCGTGATGCCCGACTGA
- a CDS encoding PhoX family protein, with translation MTISADTDQRTRLPIIDHARGKRSPVTCRLKCADACLGPECNTSSNATFRSIAQTAFSRRALLGGAAAGAVVIATTSLERPTAAVAAPAATGLPFTPIAPVDSSVDSFVVPEGYTWAPLIRWGDPVLAGAPVFDIGAQSAAAQAAQFGYNNDYIDIIVDAGGLTGVLVANHEYVNPEIMFPPSSDPAELRRRSEIYKAAQGMSVVEVVRDAPGAPWRTVPGGRRNRRFTVDSPFVLTGPAAGSELVRTAADPEGRTVLGTLGNCAGGTTPWGTVLSGEENFNGYFSSPADTPSRARYGFRQRPTSTGWETWDVRFDGAAPGYENEENRFGYIVEVDPLDPTSTPVKHTAMGRFKHEGANVSIAEDGRVVAYMGDDERGDYLYKFVSKHRVNTGRGPGARKQNLKLLSEGDLFVARFTGDSPANEIDGSGRLPQDGLFDGTGEWIALTRNGRSAVPGMSVEQVLVHTRLAADLVGATKMDRCEDVEPHPTTGRVYIACTNNSRRGIDAPVDEANPRLSNRDGHVIELVEQEGQGGARFAWSILLLCGDPSGAALTYFAGFPPAMVSPISCPDNVAFDSEGNLWISTDGAPSSIRKNDGLFKVPLEGPERGRVQQFLSVPRDAETCGPIIRVEDGMVLVAVQHPGEDGSFAAPNSLFPDYGATGPGTARAPRPSVVQVWRA, from the coding sequence ATGACCATCAGCGCCGACACCGACCAGCGCACCCGCCTGCCGATCATCGACCACGCGCGCGGCAAGCGCTCACCCGTGACGTGCCGCCTGAAGTGCGCGGACGCGTGCCTCGGGCCCGAGTGCAACACGTCGAGCAATGCGACGTTCCGCTCGATCGCCCAGACGGCCTTCAGCCGACGCGCGCTGCTCGGCGGGGCGGCGGCCGGCGCCGTGGTGATCGCCACGACCTCGCTCGAGCGGCCGACGGCGGCCGTCGCCGCGCCCGCCGCGACGGGACTGCCGTTCACCCCGATCGCGCCGGTCGACTCGAGCGTCGACTCGTTCGTCGTGCCCGAGGGCTACACGTGGGCGCCGCTCATCCGCTGGGGCGACCCCGTGCTCGCCGGCGCACCGGTCTTCGACATCGGCGCGCAGTCCGCCGCAGCCCAGGCCGCGCAGTTCGGCTACAACAACGACTACATCGACATCATCGTCGACGCCGGCGGGCTCACGGGCGTGCTCGTCGCCAACCACGAGTACGTGAACCCCGAGATCATGTTCCCACCGTCGAGCGACCCCGCCGAGCTGCGCCGGCGCAGCGAGATCTACAAGGCCGCGCAGGGCATGAGCGTCGTCGAGGTCGTGCGGGATGCGCCCGGGGCTCCGTGGCGCACGGTTCCCGGCGGGCGCCGCAATCGCCGCTTCACGGTCGACTCGCCGTTCGTGCTCACCGGCCCGGCCGCGGGCTCGGAGCTCGTGCGCACGGCGGCCGACCCCGAGGGCCGCACCGTGCTCGGCACGCTCGGCAACTGCGCGGGAGGCACGACGCCGTGGGGCACCGTGCTCTCGGGCGAGGAGAACTTCAACGGCTACTTCTCGTCGCCCGCCGACACGCCCTCGCGCGCCCGGTACGGCTTCCGCCAGCGCCCGACGAGCACGGGCTGGGAGACGTGGGACGTTCGCTTCGATGGCGCCGCGCCCGGCTACGAGAACGAGGAGAACCGCTTCGGCTACATCGTCGAAGTCGACCCGCTCGACCCGACCTCGACTCCCGTGAAGCACACGGCCATGGGTCGCTTCAAGCACGAGGGCGCGAACGTCTCGATCGCCGAGGACGGCCGGGTCGTCGCCTACATGGGCGACGACGAGCGCGGCGACTACCTCTACAAGTTCGTCTCGAAGCACCGCGTCAACACCGGCAGGGGGCCGGGGGCGCGCAAGCAGAACCTCAAACTGCTGAGCGAGGGCGACCTGTTCGTCGCGCGCTTCACGGGCGACTCGCCCGCGAACGAGATCGACGGCTCGGGCCGCCTGCCGCAGGACGGCCTGTTCGACGGCACGGGGGAGTGGATCGCGCTCACGCGCAACGGCCGCAGCGCGGTGCCGGGGATGAGCGTCGAGCAGGTGCTCGTGCACACGCGCCTCGCGGCCGACCTCGTCGGCGCGACCAAGATGGACCGCTGCGAGGACGTCGAGCCGCACCCGACGACCGGCCGCGTCTACATCGCGTGCACCAACAACTCGCGACGCGGCATCGATGCGCCCGTCGACGAGGCCAACCCTCGCCTGTCGAACAGGGATGGTCACGTCATCGAGCTCGTGGAGCAGGAGGGCCAGGGCGGCGCGCGGTTCGCCTGGAGCATCCTGCTGCTCTGCGGCGACCCGAGCGGGGCGGCGCTGACCTACTTCGCCGGGTTCCCGCCCGCGATGGTCTCGCCGATCTCGTGCCCCGACAACGTCGCATTCGACTCCGAGGGCAACCTCTGGATCTCGACCGACGGGGCGCCGAGCTCGATCCGCAAGAACGACGGCCTGTTCAAGGTTCCGCTCGAGGGGCCCGAGCGCGGTCGCGTGCAGCAGTTCCTGTCGGTGCCGCGCGACGCCGAGACGTGCGGCCCGATCATCCGCGTCGAGGATGGCATGGTGCTCGTCGCGGTGCAGCACCCGGGGGAGGACGGCTCGTTCGCGGCGCCGAACTCGCTGTTCCCCGACTACGGGGCGACCGGCCCCGGCACGGCCCGGGCGCCTCGCCCCTCGGTCGTGCAGGTCTGGCGCGCCTAG
- a CDS encoding proline--tRNA ligase, producing the protein MIVTTRMSQLFVRTLRDDPADAEVASHRLLVRAGYIRRQAPGIFAWLPLGLRVRRRIEAIIHDEMAAAGAQEVHFPALLPREPYEATGRWTEYGDGIFRLKDRKGADYLLAPTHEEVFTMLVKDLYSSYKDLPLSIYQIQDKYRDEARPRAGLLRGREFSMKDAYSFDYTDDGLDASYQAQRDAYERIFTRLGLQYVIVQADAGAMGGSRSEEFLHPTAVGEDTFVRSAGGYAANVEAYRTTAPAALPIDGQPEAVVFDSPDTPTIATLVALANDRHPREDRQWEAADTLKNVVLRLTHIDGSSELVIVGVPGDREVDMKRAEVAFAPAEVTAATDEDFAKHPGLVKGYIGPWAAAGPVLGEEGSTTGIRYLVDPRVVDGTAWVTGANEHEKHVFHLVAGRDFVADGIADIAEVRAGDPAPDGSGPVELARGMEIGHVFQLGRKYAEALELKVLDENGKLVTVTMGSYGIGVTRILAAIAEGNHDERGLIWPRAVAPFDVHVVATGKDPVVFEIAETLASELEAQGHDVLLDDRPKVSPGVKFGDAELLGVPLVVIVGRNAAEGTVEFWDRRSGERRDVALHEVPAVLQQVD; encoded by the coding sequence ATGATCGTGACCACTCGCATGAGCCAGCTCTTCGTTCGAACGCTGCGTGACGACCCCGCCGACGCCGAGGTGGCGAGCCATCGCCTGCTCGTCCGTGCCGGTTACATCCGTCGTCAGGCGCCGGGCATCTTTGCCTGGCTGCCTCTCGGACTGCGCGTGCGTCGCCGTATCGAGGCGATCATCCATGACGAAATGGCGGCCGCGGGAGCCCAGGAGGTCCACTTTCCCGCGCTGCTGCCGCGCGAGCCGTACGAGGCCACCGGGCGCTGGACGGAGTACGGCGACGGAATCTTCCGCCTGAAGGACCGCAAGGGCGCCGACTACCTGCTGGCCCCCACCCACGAGGAGGTCTTCACGATGCTCGTGAAGGACCTCTACTCGTCGTACAAGGACCTGCCCCTGTCGATTTACCAGATCCAGGACAAGTACCGTGACGAGGCACGGCCCCGCGCCGGACTTCTGCGCGGCCGCGAGTTCTCGATGAAGGACGCCTACTCGTTCGACTACACCGACGACGGGCTCGACGCCTCGTATCAGGCGCAGCGCGACGCTTACGAGCGCATCTTCACGCGCCTGGGGCTCCAGTACGTGATCGTGCAGGCCGACGCCGGGGCGATGGGTGGCTCGCGCAGTGAAGAGTTCCTGCACCCGACGGCGGTCGGCGAAGACACGTTCGTGCGCTCAGCCGGCGGGTACGCCGCCAACGTCGAGGCGTATCGCACGACCGCGCCCGCGGCCCTGCCGATCGACGGGCAGCCCGAGGCGGTCGTGTTCGACTCGCCCGACACGCCGACGATCGCCACGCTCGTGGCGCTGGCGAACGACCGACACCCGCGCGAGGACCGCCAGTGGGAGGCGGCCGACACGCTGAAGAACGTCGTGCTGCGGCTCACGCATATCGATGGCTCCAGCGAACTCGTCATCGTTGGGGTTCCCGGTGACCGCGAGGTCGACATGAAGCGCGCCGAGGTGGCGTTCGCGCCCGCCGAGGTCACCGCCGCCACCGACGAAGACTTCGCGAAGCACCCCGGCCTCGTCAAGGGCTACATCGGCCCGTGGGCTGCCGCTGGGCCGGTGCTCGGCGAAGAGGGCTCAACCACGGGAATCCGCTATCTCGTCGACCCCCGGGTGGTCGACGGCACCGCCTGGGTGACCGGCGCGAACGAGCACGAGAAGCACGTCTTCCACCTGGTTGCTGGCCGCGACTTCGTGGCCGACGGGATCGCAGACATCGCCGAGGTGCGTGCGGGCGATCCTGCGCCCGACGGCTCTGGCCCCGTCGAGCTCGCCCGCGGCATGGAGATTGGCCACGTCTTCCAGCTCGGCCGCAAGTACGCCGAGGCGCTCGAGCTGAAGGTGCTCGACGAGAACGGCAAGCTCGTGACCGTCACGATGGGCTCGTACGGCATCGGCGTGACGCGCATCCTCGCGGCGATCGCGGAGGGCAATCACGACGAGCGCGGACTCATCTGGCCCCGCGCCGTGGCTCCCTTCGACGTGCACGTCGTCGCCACGGGCAAGGATCCGGTCGTGTTCGAGATCGCCGAGACGCTCGCGAGCGAGCTCGAGGCCCAGGGTCACGACGTGCTGCTGGATGACCGGCCGAAGGTCTCGCCGGGCGTCAAGTTCGGCGACGCCGAGCTGCTCGGCGTGCCGCTCGTGGTCATCGTCGGCCGCAACGCCGCCGAGGGCACGGTCGAGTTCTGGGATCGCCGCTCGGGCGAGCGCCGCGACGTCGCGCTGCACGAGGTGCCGGCGGTGCTGCAGCAGGTGGACTGA